A genomic region of Lysinibacillus sp. 2017 contains the following coding sequences:
- a CDS encoding methyl-accepting chemotaxis protein, with amino-acid sequence MSIRKKLFLSFGIIILILIGLSAFSVNQMSKMDNEYTFLLEDRAYKVMEANKIQNATSLQGLYIRSYVLRQESSNLDNLYTQRELVTNTLKEIEPLFTLPQMQEEIKNIKEQQVVYNDYVDEIIEYVNNGQNDKAKSVLFDYAVPANRAIQQSINNIVDFQVEQMNVSSNDTTENAAFSQKILIIISILGVISAIILGIMITRNITIPLKRLTTATNVIATGDLSDKDIVVNTKDELNELAQAFNTMKANLSNLIRNVSMNVSNTTAAAEQLAASTDEVTVATKDIAEHMEHIASAGGQAADTGNDCAIATDESAQGVGRIAEAAQSLHSQSIDTQSMANEGGQTLQTAEKQMAVIQKSSHETRERIQQLSKQSAEIESITKVITDITEQTNLLALNAAIEAARAGEHGKGFAVVADEVRKLAEESKSSASKIVGLTSLIQKDTKEVEESVNLTVQNVDQGVTYLQNAQASFSNIVGSITVMTAQIQEVSASSEEISASTEEVAASVTEMAQAANNAAQQSSLVLASVEEQTATMHEINSVAKSLSEGAMAIHEEINQFKI; translated from the coding sequence ATGTCAATTAGAAAAAAATTATTTTTAAGTTTCGGGATTATTATTCTTATCCTTATTGGACTTTCAGCTTTTTCTGTAAATCAAATGTCTAAAATGGATAATGAATACACATTTTTATTAGAAGATCGTGCATATAAGGTAATGGAAGCAAATAAAATCCAAAATGCCACTTCATTACAAGGATTATATATCCGTTCTTATGTACTACGCCAAGAAAGCTCGAATCTAGATAATCTGTATACACAAAGAGAACTTGTTACGAACACTTTAAAAGAAATCGAGCCTCTGTTTACATTGCCACAAATGCAAGAAGAAATTAAAAATATAAAAGAGCAACAAGTTGTGTATAACGATTATGTAGATGAAATTATTGAATATGTTAATAACGGTCAAAATGATAAGGCCAAATCTGTACTTTTTGACTATGCCGTTCCAGCAAATAGAGCTATTCAACAATCAATTAATAATATTGTCGATTTCCAAGTCGAACAAATGAACGTTTCAAGTAACGATACAACTGAAAATGCAGCATTTAGTCAAAAGATTTTAATTATCATTTCAATTTTAGGTGTAATTTCAGCAATCATTTTAGGGATTATGATTACACGAAATATTACGATTCCATTGAAACGTTTAACAACTGCTACAAATGTCATTGCAACGGGCGATTTAAGCGATAAGGATATTGTTGTTAATACGAAAGATGAACTAAATGAACTTGCTCAAGCTTTTAATACGATGAAGGCAAATTTATCTAATCTTATTCGTAATGTCTCCATGAATGTCTCGAATACAACTGCTGCTGCTGAACAATTAGCAGCTAGTACAGACGAGGTTACGGTAGCCACGAAAGATATTGCAGAACATATGGAACATATCGCCTCAGCTGGAGGACAAGCTGCTGATACTGGTAATGACTGTGCTATTGCAACGGACGAAAGTGCACAAGGGGTTGGAAGAATTGCAGAAGCAGCTCAAAGCTTGCATTCACAATCTATTGATACGCAATCCATGGCTAATGAAGGTGGTCAAACGCTTCAAACAGCTGAAAAACAAATGGCTGTCATCCAAAAGTCTTCACATGAAACAAGAGAAAGAATTCAACAGTTAAGCAAGCAATCAGCTGAAATTGAAAGCATTACAAAAGTCATTACGGATATTACAGAGCAAACAAACCTTCTTGCACTAAACGCTGCTATTGAAGCTGCTCGTGCTGGGGAACATGGAAAAGGCTTTGCCGTTGTGGCTGATGAAGTTCGAAAACTAGCAGAAGAATCAAAAAGCTCTGCTTCAAAAATTGTTGGGTTAACTTCTCTCATTCAAAAAGATACTAAAGAAGTAGAAGAAAGTGTAAACTTAACTGTACAAAACGTAGACCAGGGCGTTACTTATCTACAAAATGCTCAAGCTTCATTTAGCAATATTGTTGGATCAATTACGGTAATGACCGCCCAAATCCAAGAGGTATCTGCCTCATCGGAAGAAATCTCTGCGAGCACAGAGGAAGTAGCAGCTTCTGTTACAGAAATGGCACAGGCTGCAAATAATGCAGCACAGCAATCTAGTCTTGTTCTAGCTTCTGTAGAAGAGCAAACAGCTACTATGCACGAGATTAACTCTGTTGCTAAATCATTAAGTGAAGGTGCCATGGCAATCCATGAAGAAATAAATCAATTTAAAATTTAA
- a CDS encoding LytTR family DNA-binding domain-containing protein → MLSRNKMQVARMELGKVVVYMVDGDWFEIKETLQELENLLGEQFVRISKSAIVNIDSIKTVKASFNGTMELYLENGYEEVISRTYRKQFKERLGVK, encoded by the coding sequence TTGCTTTCTCGAAATAAAATGCAAGTTGCAAGAATGGAGTTAGGAAAAGTCGTTGTGTATATGGTAGATGGTGATTGGTTTGAAATAAAGGAAACGTTACAAGAGTTAGAAAATCTACTTGGAGAACAATTTGTCAGAATTTCTAAAAGTGCAATCGTCAACATCGATAGCATAAAGACTGTAAAAGCGTCCTTTAATGGAACAATGGAGCTCTACCTTGAAAATGGTTATGAGGAAGTCATTTCGAGAACTTATCGTAAACAATTTAAAGAAAGATTAGGGGTGAAATAA
- a CDS encoding HIT family protein, with protein sequence MNCIFCHDIKEDQPLTETENFKVIFDIDPIQSGHLLILSKHHYLDIRELSNPLILEFFQLQKRIIDLLEKNFAVDGVSIIQNNGKIMDEGTHLHVHVIPRYTKDAFWDNQEVVEHTLSIEKLKIQLKSLSN encoded by the coding sequence ATGAACTGTATTTTTTGCCATGATATAAAAGAGGATCAGCCCTTAACTGAAACAGAAAATTTTAAGGTGATTTTTGATATTGACCCTATTCAATCCGGTCACTTACTCATACTGTCCAAACATCATTATTTAGATATACGAGAACTCTCAAATCCTCTAATTTTAGAGTTTTTCCAGTTACAAAAGCGTATCATTGATCTACTCGAAAAGAATTTTGCAGTGGATGGTGTAAGTATTATTCAAAATAACGGAAAAATTATGGATGAAGGAACACATTTGCACGTTCACGTAATCCCACGATATACAAAGGATGCTTTTTGGGATAATCAAGAAGTTGTAGAACATACCTTGTCGATAGAGAAGCTTAAAATTCAATTAAAAAGCCTATCTAATTGA
- a CDS encoding beta-carotene 15,15'-monooxygenase: MSKLYVIEKFKTIWLLLIILLLSSNFLLYQTAVGSTILPEDTQYVVLGSLLDFILFLPLFIMLYRKKFSVKSCVLLAAFGCILIRFLIPPTMLEPYVTVTWIGLLVEGCIIVFELLLIITFVRFMPSIIKETKRTKLPLLFSFSNAVNNHVRYNPIIQMICSELLMFYYAMGSWKSKVPDGVTLYKKSSFIAFQVMMIHAIVVETLGVHYWLHAKAPIVSILLLLLNIYSIIFFLADLQALRLNPIHFTNESFFISLGLMKRAKIDYTNIESIIEDPEILQRKLSKSTIDFVIRDFEKVYPDIILKMKCPQKVTLFMGIEKEYEFVAIKCDTPMELKEQIQTFMMNNNI, encoded by the coding sequence ATGAGTAAATTGTACGTTATTGAAAAATTTAAAACTATTTGGTTACTCTTAATCATTCTTCTCTTAAGTAGTAACTTTCTGCTCTATCAAACTGCTGTTGGTTCAACCATTTTACCGGAAGACACGCAATACGTCGTACTTGGGTCGCTGTTAGATTTCATCCTTTTTTTGCCACTATTTATTATGCTTTATCGTAAAAAGTTCTCTGTTAAATCTTGTGTATTATTAGCTGCATTCGGTTGTATTTTAATTCGCTTCCTTATCCCGCCCACGATGTTGGAGCCTTATGTAACAGTTACTTGGATTGGGTTATTAGTCGAAGGTTGTATCATTGTTTTTGAACTACTTTTAATAATCACCTTTGTTCGTTTTATGCCTTCAATCATAAAAGAAACGAAACGAACTAAGCTACCATTATTATTTTCCTTTTCAAACGCCGTTAACAATCACGTTCGATATAACCCCATTATTCAAATGATTTGTTCAGAATTACTCATGTTTTATTACGCAATGGGCAGTTGGAAAAGCAAAGTACCAGACGGGGTTACTCTGTATAAAAAGTCGAGCTTTATTGCATTTCAAGTAATGATGATTCATGCTATCGTTGTTGAAACATTGGGCGTTCATTATTGGTTACATGCAAAAGCACCGATTGTATCGATTCTATTATTACTACTAAATATTTATTCGATTATTTTTTTCTTAGCAGATTTACAAGCTTTACGGTTAAACCCAATTCATTTTACAAACGAATCATTTTTCATTTCATTAGGCTTAATGAAGCGAGCAAAAATTGATTATACAAACATTGAATCGATAATCGAGGATCCAGAAATATTACAACGTAAACTTTCGAAAAGTACGATTGATTTTGTCATTCGCGATTTCGAAAAAGTATATCCTGATATCATTTTAAAAATGAAATGCCCACAAAAAGTCACTTTATTTATGGGCATTGAAAAAGAATATGAATTTGTCGCGATTAAATGTGATACACCTATGGAATTGAAGGAACAGATTCAAACATTTATGATGAATAACAACATTTAA